One window of Fusarium keratoplasticum isolate Fu6.1 chromosome 2, whole genome shotgun sequence genomic DNA carries:
- a CDS encoding APH domain-containing protein — MTESIRSVSPTSTAEYEDHEPFETFKHKVPQLCHLYWPSYDPEDIRIERMKGGFSNRVIGIHVREKPAIASEEPEVAPEPPPASQIKNTEEGDMLPPKENSTPPRDSLPPGDYVLRIPRFQSAHLAYDRRILDLASTYTEFGIPRVVAMDEEPSTTNPIGQPYILQLRLPGQRLIDIWNELNQQQRILVAKQVAAFSLDIQKATNPTGGLADFETTETSAQAIPTKDFKFIGDAGDFKKPIEPQHPVEMLCERLLRWYQKYSGPGFGDGPWLGLIEMVKSMQALNGTFGPDMPIYYFHHGDLFPRNIMVATPDDETATVTGILDWDEAHFAPAVVAFAPPAWLWVEAYWSSDVEEYIDEERIWAHAQETPKNDEAKELKDVFEKIVGTEFLQYAYSPDACEARKIWSSAKQRIGKSWVIDELSSMLAAWRSNRDGEAENVKEELTRPIATTSMDDKEVGP; from the coding sequence ATGACTGAGAGCATTCGGAGCGTGTCCCCGACTTCCACGGCCGAGTACGAAGATCACGAGCCGTTTGAGACGTTCAAGCACAAGGTTCCGCAGCTATGCCACCTCTATTGGCCATCTTACGACCCGGAAGACATTCGCATCGAGCGAATGAAGGGCGGCTTTAGCAACCGAGTCATTGGCATACACGTTCGGGAAAAGCCAGCAATCGCATCAGAGGAACCAGAAGTCGCCccagagcctcctccagcttcccAAATCAAGAATACAGAAGAAGGAGACATGCTACCTCCCAAGGAGAATTCTACGCCGCCCAGAGACTCCCTACCCCCAGGAGACTACGTGCTTCGCATCCCACGTTTTCAATCGGCACATCTCGCCTATGACAGGCGCATCCTGGATCTCGCGAGTACCTACACGGAATTTGGTATTCCTAGGGTAGTGGCCATGGACGAGGAACCCTCGACTACGAATCCTATCGGGCAGCCATATATCTTGCAACTCAGGCTCCCCGGACAACGCCTGATTGATATTTGGAATGAGTTGAATCAACAACAACGAATTTTGGTTGCGAAGCAGGTGGCCGCATTTTCCCTTGACATCCAGAAAGCCACCAATCCAACAGGCGGTCTGGCAGATTTCGAGACGACCGAGACTTCCGCCCAAGCCATCCCCACGAAGGATTTCAAATTTATAGGCGACGCCGGAGATTTTAAGAAGCCAATCGAGCCACAGCACCCAGTCGAAATGCTCTGCGAGCGCCTTCTACGCTGGTATCAGAAGTATTCGGGACCAGGATTTGGAGACGGACCTTGGCTGGGCTTGATCGAGATGGTCAAGTCAATGCAGGCACTGAACGGAACATTTGGACCAGATATGCCAATATACTATTTCCACCATGGAGATCTCTTCCCCCGCAACATCATGGTCGCTACTCCTGACGACGAAACAGCCACTGTGACAGGAATTTTGGACTGGGACGAAGCCCACTTTGCTCCAGCCGTCGTTGCATTcgctcctccagcttggtTGTGGGTTGAGGCTTACTGGAGCTCTGACGTAGAGGAGTACATAGATGAAGAGCGCATTTGGGCCCATGCTCAAGAGACACCTAAGAATGACGAGGcgaaggagctcaaggatgtCTTTGAAAAGATTGTTGGAACTGAGTTCCTTCAGTACGCCTACTCTCCTGACGCTTGTGAGGCTAGGAAGATTTGGTCTTCGGCTAAACAGCGCATTGGGAAGAGCTGGGTTATAGATGAGCTTTCCAGCATGCTCGCGGCATGGAGGTCAAACAGGGACGGGGAGGCGGAAAATGTCAAAGAGGAACTCACAAGGCCTATCGCTACAACCTCTATGGACGATAAAGAGGTTGGCCCTTAG